One part of the Myxococcales bacterium genome encodes these proteins:
- a CDS encoding serine/threonine protein kinase, protein MLAGAEIGKYHLEHRIARGGMAEVWAATVRGPGEFVKRVAVKFILAHFDDHSEAERLFFREAQIAASLSHGNLLSVFDFDRAASDLDPALAGRYFIVMEYVDGASLWDVMRASERRGTQLSESQVVHLAGELLKGLSYLHEHKGQGLVHCDISPQNVLLTRSGQVKISDFGVAKATASVATTLSNQVRGKLAYLAPEVLAGSSHSHLSDQFAVGVVLWEAITLTPLFLGSADYETLDKVRACQVPPAQLRDGSAPSSELVRVLARLLARDPSARFPSSADALAAVLELPTYTASPLALSRAVRDLQGEETAPVRRLPVTAVLPAAAQMPPTKLLPNTVSPAPDSATFDDTTPGSFNRSERPPSRRQNFPFVEGHSEASLARGLAEAIARFEAEGAGGEAVTFEVWMLAERNRTGIDPVSLRPLPDRFADIVTWPRFVDVGWRVKLAYAWYGTRPWGPDGCWVAEDSFADEAMIVFPSDLGRSLFRDVTRATWARWWADREVDVLVEGPGSGRAPVSNRARLYLFPGEKPPVTHAEWLSLWAARDPESAGTDVRRRVRVPAAPTMKRTLWERMFNIKSRRH, encoded by the coding sequence GTGCTCGCGGGTGCGGAAATCGGGAAGTATCACCTGGAACACCGGATTGCCCGGGGTGGTATGGCCGAGGTCTGGGCGGCGACCGTGCGCGGGCCTGGGGAGTTCGTGAAGCGAGTCGCTGTAAAGTTCATCCTGGCCCACTTCGATGACCACTCCGAAGCCGAGCGGCTCTTCTTCCGGGAAGCGCAAATTGCCGCCTCTCTGTCGCACGGCAATCTCCTTTCTGTCTTCGACTTTGACAGGGCCGCTTCTGATTTGGATCCCGCCTTGGCGGGCCGCTACTTCATCGTGATGGAGTACGTGGACGGAGCGTCTCTTTGGGATGTAATGCGGGCGTCTGAGCGACGCGGCACGCAGCTGTCCGAGTCTCAGGTGGTTCATCTGGCGGGGGAGCTTCTCAAGGGACTCAGCTACCTTCACGAACACAAGGGGCAGGGGCTCGTTCACTGCGATATCTCGCCGCAAAATGTCCTCCTCACGCGCTCCGGGCAGGTGAAGATCTCCGACTTCGGCGTGGCCAAGGCGACGGCTTCCGTTGCCACCACGTTATCGAACCAAGTTAGGGGCAAGCTGGCCTACCTGGCACCCGAGGTCCTCGCGGGCTCCTCGCACAGCCACTTGTCCGATCAGTTCGCAGTTGGCGTCGTTTTGTGGGAGGCAATTACGCTCACACCCTTGTTCCTGGGCTCTGCAGACTACGAGACTCTGGATAAGGTCCGGGCTTGCCAAGTCCCTCCGGCCCAGCTCCGCGACGGAAGCGCGCCGTCTTCAGAACTGGTGAGAGTACTCGCGAGGCTGCTCGCGCGGGATCCCAGCGCCCGATTTCCTTCGTCGGCGGATGCTCTGGCCGCTGTGCTGGAGCTCCCCACTTACACAGCCTCGCCGCTGGCGCTCTCACGGGCCGTGCGAGATCTCCAGGGGGAGGAGACCGCTCCCGTTCGCAGGCTGCCGGTGACCGCTGTGCTGCCAGCGGCGGCTCAGATGCCGCCTACCAAGCTTCTCCCGAACACGGTCTCTCCGGCCCCTGACTCGGCAACTTTCGACGACACGACGCCAGGTTCGTTCAATCGCTCCGAGCGCCCCCCATCGCGGCGGCAAAACTTTCCCTTCGTCGAGGGACACTCGGAGGCCAGTCTCGCCCGAGGGCTTGCCGAAGCCATCGCGCGCTTCGAGGCTGAAGGTGCGGGCGGCGAAGCCGTCACCTTCGAGGTGTGGATGCTGGCCGAACGGAACCGAACAGGGATCGACCCCGTTAGTCTTCGCCCCTTGCCCGATCGGTTTGCCGACATCGTGACTTGGCCACGTTTCGTGGACGTCGGGTGGAGGGTGAAGCTGGCCTATGCCTGGTACGGCACGAGACCCTGGGGGCCCGACGGATGCTGGGTGGCGGAAGACAGCTTTGCCGACGAGGCCATGATCGTCTTTCCCTCAGACCTGGGCCGCTCCCTATTTCGGGACGTGACACGCGCCACGTGGGCGCGGTGGTGGGCCGACCGGGAGGTAGATGTGCTGGTAGAAGGACCGGGCTCCGGCCGCGCGCCGGTCTCAAATCGCGCGCGGTTGTATTTGTTTCCAGGCGAGAAGCCTCCCGTCACCCACGCGGAGTGGTTATCGCTCTGGGCCGCGCGCGACCCGGAATCTGCAGGGACCGACGTGCGCCGCCGCGTGCGCGTGCCTGCAGCACCCACAATGAAGCGCACCCTTTGGGAGCGGATGTTCAACATCAAGAGCAGAAGACATTAA